One Candidatus Bathyarchaeia archaeon DNA window includes the following coding sequences:
- a CDS encoding ubiquitin-like protein, with translation MKLFVQAPIGPQTGLAEIEVIPDHTIGEIKQQVCASFGVDPSTVALMYGGMVLDEGTTVSHAGIPENAQLALMPYNIIGGKPN, from the coding sequence ATGAAGCTGTTTGTTCAAGCGCCGATTGGGCCCCAGACGGGGTTAGCTGAAATAGAGGTCATACCAGACCACACCATCGGAGAGATTAAACAGCAGGTCTGCGCCTCCTTCGGCGTCGACCCTTCAACGGTGGCCCTCATGTACGGGGGTATGGTCCTCGACGAGGGAACCACCGTCTCCCATGCTGGTATACCTGAAAACGCCCAGCTGGCCCTCATGCCGTACAATATAATCGGCGGCAAGCCTAATTGA
- a CDS encoding ubiquitin-conjugating enzyme E2 has product MNLQLLYDEKKFVNHQFPTVTAIGDPPTIYEGLLRCEKGEVKKLAEKDIWPFTEYVSWHKFKLELPNDYPLTPPKATWLTDIAHPNIVPNIPGAVCISILGEGWRPDLKIVSVINALYYLLSDPNPDNVFDHPRCLEAAEICRKYGFPKHRIERKEEETAKFNIIPIPTATPKTQDVGDILRFKLRDK; this is encoded by the coding sequence TTGAACCTGCAACTACTATACGATGAAAAAAAGTTCGTCAACCATCAATTCCCCACAGTCACGGCGATAGGGGACCCTCCAACCATATACGAAGGTCTACTACGCTGCGAGAAAGGGGAAGTAAAAAAACTTGCTGAAAAAGACATATGGCCATTCACCGAGTACGTGAGCTGGCATAAATTTAAGCTGGAGCTTCCCAACGATTATCCGCTTACCCCTCCAAAGGCCACATGGCTAACGGACATAGCCCACCCGAACATCGTCCCAAACATACCTGGAGCGGTGTGCATCTCCATTCTAGGTGAAGGTTGGAGACCAGACCTAAAGATCGTTTCCGTAATTAACGCCTTATACTACCTCCTTTCAGACCCAAATCCAGACAACGTCTTCGACCATCCAAGGTGCCTAGAGGCCGCGGAAATATGTAGAAAATACGGATTTCCTAAGCATAGGATTGAAAGGAAAGAAGAGGAAACAGCCAAGTTTAACATCATACCCATCCCAACCGCCACGCCGAAGACCCAGGACGTAGGCGACATCCTTCGGTTCAAGCTTAGGGACAAGTAA
- a CDS encoding ThiF family adenylyltransferase, with product MKVEVEIPRLKKIIIDVDEESTVEQLKKRLCEELSLESSLTTILQGGKPIPEGQQLKNQNEGKFELDYLWSRQALIWGLEGQKLLRESKVFIAGAGALGNETAKNLALMGVGHITIADHDKVETSNLSRCVFFDKKDVGKFKAHTLAQKLGKKFPYVKFKAYNMRVEEVPEEEFLSSNVLISGLDNLTSRAYMASLANRYNIPLVDGGMVGNLCRVQSFSPGQSPCPICMVPVLDYGQLTGLRNPCSAPLEETTIPSFITATSLVSAVQSSEAVKLILKGANSLREDLNLRPLEGVLIIDLQFNRFSLMPLKKNPNCFVCGIRGIAKNHVRILELNFNGQPVPYRLLIEKIKEKLEAEELHLYERKNGRYINLVKNQRADEKRINTGSYIHVIFKNRKDEYRETIIKLI from the coding sequence ATGAAAGTAGAGGTTGAAATTCCCCGTTTAAAGAAAATCATCATCGATGTGGACGAAGAATCGACGGTAGAGCAGCTGAAGAAAAGGCTATGCGAAGAGTTATCCCTAGAAAGCTCCTTAACCACGATCCTTCAAGGAGGAAAACCCATACCGGAAGGTCAGCAGTTAAAGAATCAGAATGAGGGGAAATTTGAGCTAGACTACCTTTGGTCCAGGCAGGCGCTAATATGGGGCTTAGAGGGGCAAAAACTTCTTCGAGAATCTAAGGTTTTCATCGCGGGGGCAGGGGCCTTGGGAAACGAGACAGCTAAAAACCTAGCATTAATGGGAGTTGGCCATATAACCATAGCCGACCACGATAAGGTGGAAACGTCAAACCTGAGTCGATGCGTCTTCTTCGATAAAAAGGATGTGGGGAAGTTCAAGGCCCACACCCTAGCTCAGAAGCTGGGAAAAAAGTTTCCCTACGTGAAGTTCAAGGCCTACAACATGAGGGTGGAGGAAGTGCCTGAGGAGGAGTTCCTTTCCTCTAACGTTTTAATCAGCGGCCTAGACAACCTCACCTCCAGAGCCTACATGGCCTCTCTTGCTAACAGGTATAACATACCTCTCGTGGATGGAGGCATGGTCGGTAACCTATGTAGAGTTCAGAGCTTCAGCCCCGGACAATCACCATGCCCCATATGCATGGTACCCGTACTGGATTACGGTCAGCTTACAGGGTTAAGAAATCCATGCTCAGCCCCTCTGGAGGAGACAACCATCCCATCCTTCATAACAGCCACCTCCCTCGTGTCTGCCGTTCAAAGCTCCGAAGCCGTAAAGCTAATACTCAAGGGGGCTAACAGTCTCCGCGAAGATTTGAACCTCCGCCCGTTGGAGGGGGTTCTCATCATCGATTTACAGTTTAACAGGTTTTCACTCATGCCTCTCAAGAAAAATCCAAACTGCTTCGTGTGCGGGATCCGGGGGATCGCGAAGAACCACGTAAGGATTCTTGAACTTAACTTCAACGGGCAACCCGTTCCATACCGTCTATTAATCGAGAAAATTAAGGAGAAGCTGGAAGCTGAAGAGCTCCACCTATACGAGAGAAAAAATGGACGTTACATCAATTTAGTGAAGAATCAACGTGCAGATGAGAAAAGAATAAACACAGGAAGCTACATACACGTTATATTTAAAAACAGAAAGGACGAATATAGGGAGACAATTATCAAGCTCATATAG